One genomic window of Micropterus dolomieu isolate WLL.071019.BEF.003 ecotype Adirondacks linkage group LG14, ASM2129224v1, whole genome shotgun sequence includes the following:
- the LOC123982926 gene encoding cytochrome c oxidase subunit 7A-related protein, mitochondrial, translating to MYYKFSGFTQKLTGSAPTAAYSPQGLRPGVPAESPTMIFATPTKVVSEAGATVEYMGANRVPDLQRIFQTSDGIPIHLKRGVPDRLLYRTTMALTVGGALYCLVALYIAAQPKK from the exons ATGTACTACAAGTTCAGCGGGTTTACCCAGAAACTGACGGGATCTGCACCTACAGCCGCCTACAGCCCTCAG GGGCTGAGGCCAGGTGTGCCAGCAGAGTCCCCAACCATGATCTTTGCCACACCCACCAAGGTGGTGTCAGAGGCCGGGGCCACAGTGGAGTACATGGGAGCAAACAGAGTTCCTGACCTCCAGAGGATATTCCAG ACGTCAGACGGTATCCCCATTCATTTGAAGCGTGGCGTTCCCGACAGGCTACTGTACCGCACCACCATGGCTCTCACCGTAGGAGGTGCTCTCTACTGTCTGGTTGCTCTTTACATCGCAGCCCAGCCCAAAAAATAA
- the kcng3 gene encoding potassium voltage-gated channel subfamily G member 3 — protein MKFGKSICVLNVGGTRYAFTREVIRDFPLRRVSRLHACATEKEVLELCDDYDRDRNEFFFDRHAQAFVFIMLYVRSGKLRFVPGVCELSFYTEMLYWGLESAHLDSCCQKRLDDRMSEIGLDSLSEADVRVSEDGSVNPGETVQGTALTGRARWVEKMRKAFEEPNSSLAAQLLASVSVIFVIVSMIMLCASTLPDWDTAKRNTVEEHRIVEAVCIGWFTAECIVRFLVARNKWDFLRRPLNIIDVIAITPYYVTMAMARAGMPSAGLGVVGVMLRVLRMMRVFWLMKLARHFLGLQTLGLTLTRCYREMVMLMVFVCVAMAIYSALAQLLEHGLDLGTQNPDYASIPAAAWWVIISMTTVGYGDVYPVTVGGRVLGGMCVVSGIVLLALPITFIYHSFVQCYHELKLRSARYARSLSAEILQ, from the exons ATGAAGTTCGGGAAGAGCATCTGTGTGCTCAACGTAGGGGGAACCCGGTACGCCTTCACCCGTGAAGTGATCAGGGATTTCCCTCTCCGGCGCGTCAGCCGCCTGCATGCCTGCGCAACCGAGAAAGAGGTTCTTGAACTGTGCGACGACTACGACCGGGACCGGAATGAGTTTTTCTTCGACCGCCACGCGCAGGCTTTCGTGTTCATCATGCTGTACGTGCGCTCCGGTAAACTCCGCTTTGTCCCCGGTGTGTGTGAGCTGTCCTTCTACACAGAGATGCTCTACTGGGGACTGGAGAGCGCGCACTTGGACTCCTGCTGCCAGAAACGCCTGGACGACAGGATGTCAGAGATTGGACTGGACAGTCTGTCCGAAGCAGACGTCAGAGTGTCGGAGGATGGGTCAGTGAACCCGGGCGAGACAGTGCAAGGGACTGCGCTCACCGGTCGCGCAAGATGGGTCGAGAAGATGCGCAAGGCATTCGAGGAGCCCAACTCTTCGCTTGCGGCGCAGCTTTTGGCTTCAGTGTCCGTGATCTTTGTGATCGTTTCAATGATTATGCTGTGTGCTAGTACCCTGCCGGACTGGGATACAGCCAAGAGGAACACTGTGGAGGAGCACAG GATAGTGGAGGCAGTGTGTATTGGCTGGTTTACAGCAGAGTGCATAGTGCGCTTTCTGGTGGCCAGAAACAAGTGGGACTTCCTCCGCAGGCCACTGAACATCATCGATGTTATTGCGATCACCCCCTACTATGTCACCATGGCGATGGCACGGGCAGGGATGCCAAGTGCTGGGCTCGGGGTTGTTGGGGTGATGCTGCGTGTGCTGAGGATGATGCGAGTGTTCTGGCTCATGAAGCTGGCCAGACACTTCCTGGGTCTGCAGACGCTGGGGCTGACACTCACGCGCTGCTACCGGGAGATGGTCATGCTGATGGTGTTTGTCTGCGTCGCCATGGCGATATACAGCGCTCTGGCCCAGCTGCTGGAGCACGGCTTGGACTTGGGAACGCAGAACCCGGATTACGCCAGCATCCCGGCCGCCGCCTGGTGGGTCATCATTTCCATGACCACGGTTGGGTACGGGGATGTGTATCCTGTGACAGTTGGGGGACGGGTGCTTGGAGGAATGTGCGTTGTGAGTGGCATTGTTCTCTTGGCACTGCCCATCACATTCATCTACCACAGTTTTGTACAGTGCTACCATGAACTCAAACTCCGCTCTGCCAGATACGCACGTAGCCTGTCAGCGGAGATACTGCAATGA
- the mta3 gene encoding metastasis-associated protein MTA3, whose product MAANMYRVGDYVFFENSSSNPYLIRRIEELNKTASGNVEAKVVCFYRRRDISHSLIQLADKHAKELEEEKESPTETDLTEKQKHQLRHRELFLSRQYESLPATHIRGKCSVALLNETEAVLSYLDKEDTFFYSLVYDPTQKTLLADKGEIRVGPRFQADVPEMLQEGEADDRDQSKLEEKLWDPECPLTNKQIDQFLVVARAVGTFARALDCSSSVRQPSLHMSAAAASRDITLFHAMDTLHRHNYDLSSALSVLVPAGGPVLCRDEMEEWSASEAAMFEEALEKYGKDFNDIRQDFLPWKSLTSIIEYYYMWKTTDRYVQQKRLKAAEAESKLKQVYIPTYNKPNPNQISMTNGKMATVNGAGPGAYHAAGGGRACESCYTMQSAQWYSWGPPNMQCRLCVSCWMYWKKYGGLKMPSRAEGPEERTSPSPASNEPRSRSHGPRQSNHMVPMRNSGSPKSSMKTKQAFLLQATRLTKLARHMCRDIIRLRRAARRPFVPINCGAIKAEYMLRVSEGHGTRLPKTRAAQRSTLTSVLQFLESRPAAHAPRSHRTAGLQTPPPRRLLSSLPHGPHGMLGKRSYHHHSRAEPDRRSENPCTTGGPLLHNGRNSSSGNTRGGVMIRKRRPNWIDAPDDSFFLVTRETRRARRLLSRSQLRHACRQPCEQITLRRVSQGPPQGLVLAPPHPHPSLRMRGPIVIHD is encoded by the exons ATGGCGGCCAACATGTACCGGGTCGGAG ATTATGTATTTTTTGAGAACTCCTCCAGTAACCCTTACCTGATCCGCCGGATAGAAGAACTCAACAAG acGGCCAGTGGGAACGTGGAGGCCAAGGTGGTTTGTTTCTACAGAAGGAGAGACATCTCCCACAGCCTCATCCAGCTCGCAGACAAACATGCAA AGGAGttggaagaagagaaggaaagccCGACAGAGACAGAcctaacagaaaaacagaaacaccagctTCGCCACAGAGAGCTCTTCCTCTCCCGGCAGTATGAGAGTTTACCTGCGACACACATCAG GGGGAAGTGTAGTGTCGCGTTATTGAATGAGACTGAAGCCGTTCTTTCATACCTTGACAAAGAG gATACATTCTTCTACTCCCTGGTATATGACCCAACACAGAAAACCCTTCTGGCCGACAAAGGAGAGATCAGAGTAGGACCGCGTTTTCAGGCAGACGTACCTGAAATGCTACAAGAGG GTGAGGCGGATGACAGGGACCAGTCCAAGCTAGAAGAGAAGCTGTGGGATCCAGAGTGTCCACTCACCAACAAACAGATAGACCAATTCCTAGTAGTGGCACG agcGGTTGGGACCTTTGCTCGAGCGTTGGACTGCAGCAGTTCAGTTAGACAGCCAAGCTTACACATGAGTGCAGCTGCAGCCTCACGAGATATCACACTG TTCCATGCCATGGACACACTGCATCGCCATAATTACGACCTGTCCAGTGCGCTGAGCGTACTGGTCCCGGCGGGCGGCCCAGTGCTCTGCAGGGATGAGATGGAGGAGTGGAGTGCCTCGGAAGCAGCCATGTTCGAAGAGGCACTAGAGAAATACGGAAAAGACTTCAACGATATCCGACAAGACTTT CTGCCCTGGAAGTCTCTGACTAGTATCATAGAGTACTACTACATGTGGAAGACCACAGACAGATATGTGCAACAG AAGAGACTGAAggcagcagaggcagagagcaAACTGAAGCAGGTTTATATCCCCACATA TAACAAGCCCAACCCCAACCAGATCTCAATGACCAATGGCAAAATGGCGACAGTGAATGGAGCGGGCCCTGGGGCTTACCATGCAGCAGGAGGGGGCAGAGCCTGCGAGAGCTGCTATA CCATGCAGTCGGCCCAATGGTACTCATGGGGGCCTCCAAACATGCAGTGCCGCCTGTGCGTTTCCTGCTGGATGTACTGGAAGAAGTACGGAGGCCTGAAGATGCCCAGCAGAGCAGAGGGCCCAGAGGAGAGGACCTCCCCCAGTCCAGCAAGCAAT GAGCCTCGCTCACGGAGTCATGGTCCTCGCCAATCCAACCACATGGTGCCAATGCGAAACAGCGGCAGCCCCAAATCCTCCATGAAGACCAAGCAGGCTTTCCTGCTGCAGGCCACCCGCCTCACCAAGCTGGCCCGGCACATGTGCCGTGACATCATCAGGCTGCGCCGTGCTGCGCGCCGGCCCTTTGTCCCCATTAACTGTGGGGCCATAAAGGCAGAGT ACATGTTAAGGGTGTCGGAAGGACATGGAACACGCCTACCCAAAACCAGAGCCGCCCAAAGGAGCACTCTGACCAGTGTCCTGCAGTTTCTAG AGTCCCGTCCGGCAGCCCATGCCCCTCGCTCCCACCGCACCGCGGGCCTGCAGACGCCTCCCCCTCGacgcctcctctcttctctcccacACGGCCCCCACGGCATGCTGGGAAAACGCAGCTACCATCACCACAGCAGGGCTGAGCCAGACAGACGCtcag AGAACCCATGTACAACAGGTGGACCCCTCCTG CATAACGGCCGCAACAGCAGCAGTGGAAACACCCGAGGCGGAGTGATGATCCGCAAGAGACGCCCCAACTGGATTGATGCCCCTGATGACAGCTTCTTCCTTGTCACCCGGGAGACCAG